DNA sequence from the Urocitellus parryii isolate mUroPar1 chromosome 12, mUroPar1.hap1, whole genome shotgun sequence genome:
ttattttatttttatgtggtgctgaggatcgaacccagtgccccacgcatgccaggcgagtgtgctaccacttgagccacatccccagcccctccactagatttttttttaaccatacttatcacaattattttaaattccttgatAGTTCCAAGATTAGGATCACTTAGGGATCTGATTCTGTggatttttttcatctctgtacAATGTGTTattttatcttgcttttttttgGCATGCCTTATAAGTTTTGACTGAATACCAGATATTTGAAGTGGAAGAATAGTATAGACTAATATTTTTCCCTAGAAATCAATGTGCTGCATCTGTCAATCATTGGTGTGTACAATTGGGCTATATAGTCAGAAGTTGATCAGTTTGCGTACAGGTATGGTTATTGTTACCGCTAGTGTACAGGGCCTCAAACGCCTCTAGTGGTAAGTTGCTTTGCCTTGTGCTTGAGGGGGGACTagtcattttaatcattttatgcaCCTAAACTTGCTTCTTTTGTGTTGTTAATTATAGGAAACATTAGGATTCTTCCTTATctcttttggtttttggtacagtgggttgaacccagagtcactttaCCCCTGGGCTACattcccaccccccccacacctttaaatatttttagttgtagattgatgcagtacctttatttaatttatttatatgtggtgctgaggattgaacccagggcctcacacatgctaggcactactgagctctaccactgagccacaacccagctcctcagccctttttattttcagacaaggaCTCACTATGTTGCTTtaggcctctctaaattgctgaggtggccttgaatttgtgatccttctgcctcagcctcccaaattgctaggattaacAGGTGTCCTCCACTGgcttcttctttatctctttttctaaTCCCTTTAATTAATTCAGCACCGAACCCTCTCATGCCTACTCTTACATCTTCTTCTAATCTCCCCTTCCTTAACAATCCCATACACTACATCTGTACTCCACTGGCTGATCTGTAATAACAACAGTTTCGCTCTAACTACGGGGCCACACCCCGGCCGCTTAAGTTTTGAGTTTTCATCGTGTGTGTTAGTTTCCTATGGCTGCCATAATAAAACACCACAAACTAAGTTGCTTAACACGAGAGAAAgttttctctcacagttctggaggctaaaagtctaagatcaaggtgttggccgGGCCGTGCTCTCTCCGAAGGCTCTGGGGAGGACTCTCCCTTGCCGTTCTCCTAGCTACTTGTGGTTGCTGGCAGTCCTTGGCATTCCAGGCTGGTAGCCTTTCTCTCCAACCTCTGCCTCCTTCATCACCTGATTGTCTCTGAGTCTGTGTCCAGGTTTTCTGCTTTTTATACGGAAACCTGGTATTGGGTTAGGACCCACCCTAATCTAGTGTTACTTATTTTAACttcattacatctgcaaagatcctatttccaaataacaCTACATTCACATATACAAGGGATTAGGAACTGAATGTATCTTTGGAGGGGAACACAGTTCAACCCACAACACCACAGTAATTCATTCAATCAAAGAATTATGCATCCAGTTGTACGAGTTGTACTTGCCTTTAAAGAACCATAATCTAATTCAGAGAACATTTGAGCAGATTATTCTATCATAATGTGGCAAATGCAATAGCACTGACACGCACAGGTTGTTACAGAAGCATAAAGAGAGACACCTCATAGAAACTAGTAGAAAAGAGATAAGGGTGGGATCTTggatacaaatggaaaaataaggagAAGAATTAGTTTCTTAAGATTTAAattgggctgcggatgtggctcaagcggtagctcgctcacctggcatgcgtgcagcccgggttcgatcctcagtaccacatacaaacaaagatgttgtgttcaccgaaaactgaaaaataaatattaaaaattaaaaaatatatatatatttttaaaaaaagacttaaatcaTTCAATGTTCTATTTcatacttttattaatttaaatattatctccattttggGTACATCCAAGGTGAAGCGTCCTCTGAGAAGTTAACAGGAATTCTGTGCAAGCTCTGTAGCACACAGTTGTGGGAAGCAGCTACAGCGAGGGAGGAATCCATATGTGCCTCAtctcattttatacatttctGGGGCCATTTTCCTTATACTTGAAGTTCAGCCTTagaattcaatttttctttaaagataattGACTGAGTACACAATTTTAGGTTGACATTTATTTCCTCTTAATGCTTAAGCTATATAATTTTttgatctctattttttttaatatatatttattttttagttccaggtggacacaatgtctttattttgtttttatgtggtgctgacaatcgaacccagtgcctcatgcatgctaggtgagcgcgctaccacttgagccacatcccagccctctattgttattttttagagTCTTCTgccattctgatttttttgtcCTTTCTCTGTGATTGCTTTTAAGAACTTTGCTTTGTCTTTAGCGTTCTGTGTTCTTTCTACAGATGTCTATgcatggatttctttttctttaactgACTGGTACATGTTGTTTTTCCTGGAtctctgtatgtatgtgttttaCCAGTTCAGGAACATAGCAACATGGCAACAATCACGCTAAatattgcttttttcccctcatgATTTCCATTCTGGTTCTGGATTCAGAATACTCATATATATGTCTCTCAATATATGCTTTACATTTCCTGTCTcctaatatattttctatattctgtATCGCCTTAGGtaatttctttggatatattttcCGGTTTGCTAATTCTTTCTTCATGGtgttgaatattaaaattttaattttttaaagtttcttctttGCCCCtatcatgtttgtttatttctgaCAGGGTCTCACAACTTTGCTGTCTTGCTGATTGgatcctttctctctttaaacACTTTATGCATTGCCATAACACATCCTGTATCTTATCTATGCCATCAAGTTGCCCTACACAGGGCAAAAACCACCTTCTAATCAACTCTGAGGGCAAGACTGGAGGAACCTAAGGCACCCGTCTGGCACCTCATAGCAAGGGAGACTGAGAAATGGAAAGCTTGATTCTCTCTGTggaaaaacattttatgtttatCCTTGTAAATGACACATCTTTACAACTTCTTTTTATATCCAAGTGCAAGCTCCCAGTGGATAGGGAGTGGCTTAACTTTTGCCTGGCGGATTCTTTGTCCTCAGTGAATAGTAGATCAATCCCCATCATGATTTCAGAAACTCTTAATTAATCTTGTCCAGTTTTAAGTAATGGTATTTTTGAGCAGATACCAAGCAGTCAGTGTATAACAATGATTTCTGCATAAATTTAACCTGATATTGTTTTCAAAACATCCTCACACATGTCCTTCTGTTACAGGTTAAAAGTGAAAGTGAATGTTAATGCTAGTAGTCTTGATTTGAAACCCTTGGCAAGAGCGCCTCGTCTGACGGAATACCAAGAAGAAAAGTCAGTCACTTACAAGTAAGCCTGCTATTGCTCAGCTTTGCTCTCCTTCCATTTAAATGCTTGCCTGTGCTGTCACCCTGCCATCCTTTCAATTGCTGGCGTCTGTGCCAAGGCCTCACCAGGCTCCGGTGCCACCTGACATCAGGCACTTCCCACCGTGGTGTCTGGGTGAGGTGACAACTTTCCTCTGGCTTCaggaataaataacataaataacaaGTATAGAAATGGGGGAAATGCTTGAACTCTTGTACCTCTTGTTAAAGGTTAGGAGATTTTTAGTTAAATTGAAACAGTATAAATGGGGTTTGGGATGAGTTTTGGTAGATGGTAACTATTACAGTATTGTATCCAGACTGAAAAGATGTCATAAGCAGAGAAGTGGTGCCTACAACCACATGAAACATGGATCCTCTTAGTTATCCTCTTAGTTAACTAGTTATGCAATTAAAAGTAAAGAGATTTCTGTATGTAATTACATAACTTGTAGTAATCTGATTGACAGTAATGCAATCCCTCAGACATTGCTGGAGGAAATGTAAAAAAGTACAGCAACTCTGAAAAGCAGTTTGGTAGTTTCTCAAAATGCTAAACACTAGATTACCATATGACATAGCAATTCAACAAATAGCTTTCTCCttaggagaaataaaaacttatgtcCATATAAATGTCAGGATGTGGGcattcatagcagcattgttcacaatagcaaaaataaaataatggaaacaactcaaatgttcaactgatgaatgaacaaGGAGTAGCCATATGATGGAATataattcagcaataaaaaggaaagaagtactGATACAACATCATTAGACTCGGCAAAGGAAGCCAATCACAAATGACTACATATTGTGTGATTATTTTCATATGAAATGCCTAGAAAAGGCAAATCTATGGAGGTAGAAGGTGCATAGTGGTTGCCAGTGGCGGGGAATGGAAGTCGCTGTGGATAGGCATGAGGTTTTGGGccaatggaaatgttctaaaattagatcatGGTCATGACTGCACAGCTCTGTGAAAATACTGAAAACCATTGACTTTACACTTAAAAATGGGTGGCTTTTGTGGTATGTAAACTGTACCTCAGCAAAGCTGTAAAAAAACAAAGTGGAAGAAAAATGAGCTTACATTTCATTGGGCAGGAGGTTGGCCTCAGGTCTCTGTTCCAAAAAGTGCCAGCGTAAGCAGCCCTgatttcccttccttttcctgaATAGGTTTGGAACTTGGTTTGTAAATGCCAGGTGGCTGCAGCTGGGGGCATTTAGGGCAGCTGGCTTGGTGCCGGCAGGGCTACTTGCCCGTGGCTCTCAGTGGTTCTTCGGAGGCTGAGGAGGCAGAAGCATGGAGTCCAGAGTTCAGGAGCAGCCTGAGCAACGCAGCCAGACCTTGTCtcgggaaaaaataaattaaaaaagaaaaaatagaaacggATGATGTCAGAGATGGAGTTAACTGGTGTGCACTTCTCAGAGTCCCTGGGGTGACGCAGCTTTGCTCCTTGAATAGGCAGCGCTGGATAAAGGAAGTACTGGAACTAAGCCCTATTTGCTCAGTGGCTGAAGGCCTTAAAATATAGAATGATTAAGAATCACTTGTGTATGTCAGAGTCCAAAGGAATAAGTCTCTCTCTGTACCCTGACTGCTGCAGTCTCAAACAGAATAACATGTCTGGATAAGATTTTAAGGATAATCAATATCTTCATCCTAAATTCtctcaattggaaaaaaaaaaagagagattttgttttcaaatacctCTTGTAGCAGAGGGTGACCCAGATCAGAAGGGAAATATCACCTTGTTGGGGAACCtgggagtttgtattgaggctTGAGTGTAAAATTCCATCTGTAAAAGGAGGGAGACCGGCGTCTTCCGTGGATGCAGGAAGTGTTCCAGGGAGGGCCACCGGTGGAGAGGCAGGCTTGTCTGTGGCAGTTAGATCACCCCGGACTGGAGAGCTGCACCTGGGGCTCATTCACTCCCAGGGACCCAGGCTCAGCTGATTAAGCAACAAAGAGACTTAAGATGCAAAGAATACTAGGGTAAGGTAATTCCAtttatttgggtttatttttcataaaatcatgTAAATTCATATAGAACCCATCAATCTCaatcttaaataaaaatgtaaagtgcTACAATTGAGTTGAGAGTTAAGAGAATCCCTTCCTTCCCGGTTCCTCCCTACAGAAACAAAGGGCCATCCTTTCCGGAAAAAGAACCTCTCTGTTATCAGGAGGGAAAGAACCCAAGTACTACAGAGGCCAACtctgaagaacatttttattccttaaatgTCAAGCAGGAGGCAGAAAAGGACGAAGACCAGGATGGGCGAGAGCCAGGGCAGCACACGGGGCAGCCATTGCAGGCACCACAGTCTGAGCAGCGGGGAACTGCGCGGTGTGGCGGGcttggagaggagaggaggcaggggacacCTGCTCTAGTGGGGGGTGGGACAGGAGAAACTGAGAGGCGGCGTCCTGTACTCAGAAGGAACGGAGAGCTGTCGGCTCCATCCCTGCAACTTGGCAGAGCTGCACGTGGAGGTGCCGTCTGTTGGGGGGCCTGTGCTGTGCGGGATTTCCCTGGCTCCCTCTCCTGAGGTCCTACCTGTCTATTTTCCTACCAGTTCTCTACTATTTGCCACTTAAACCCAAGCCAGGCCAAAGTTTTGTTCCCTTAATTCAATCAagacagaaaactttccaaaggACCAACACTAAATTAAAGTcgtaaaatttaaaagtaaaagccCCCAAATGTAAACTGTATAGAAAATACAGGTGTCTAGAGTTCAGAGCTCTCCTAAGAGCCACAGTGAAACCTGCCGACCTAGCCCAGACTGCTTCCAGGATGGGAGAGCTCTTCCTCAGTTCTCTCCACCAGCTGTCCCGACTTTCTGGAGACAGCCTCTTTTGGGAGTGGCTTTAGAGAGGTCAAagtgcttcctcttcctcctcctcctcctcctcctcctcctcctcccctcccagttAGAATTCATCAGTGAGCTCGCAGCTCAGAGGAGGTCAAGGTGCGACTTCCTGTGGTTGCCCTTAATCATTTATCTGACACCAGCCGGTATGTGCCATGCTGCCCAAGTTCACCTCATCAAGATCAAATTTGTGAACGTGAGGTGTACTGGTGGCCCCCGAGATCAGCCCCCTGGGCCTGTCTTCCACAAGGTTGGTGGTGACATTGCCAAGCTAGCTGGTGACTGAAGGGCCTGGGAATCACTGTGAAACTGATGGTTCAGACAGGCCCAGATCAAGGCTGTACCCTCTGTCTCTACCCTGACCATCAAAGCCCTCAAGGAACCTTCGAGAGACGGAAAGAAACGAAAAAACATTAAACACGGTGGTAATATCAATTGGGATGACATTATCAAACTTGCCCAACAGATGTGGCTCTGCCTTTAGCTAGAGAACTTTCTGGAATTCTTCAAGAGATCATGGGGGCTGGCCAGACTGTAGGCTGCAATGTTGATGGCCGCCACCCTGAGGGTATCATAGATGACGTCAACAGCAGGATGCCCAGCTAGTTAGGAAGTAGGAAAGACAATATTTCAACAAAGGATCGCctgtggaagaaaaaagaaagatggagaaacGTGAAGAGCCTGTGTCTCACGTGGCGATCTGTCCATCTGActtctttcctgtctctccatTTCCCTACTCCCTAACGGATTTTTTTACTCATGAAAATTTATTAGAATTTCATTTTGTGTCTGAATTCCTTTTACTGCCACGTTTCAGTACCCTCCCCAGTGTTTGCTTGCTCTCTCAAAATTTTAACGTGCTCCTAGACCTGCTCTGAGCCAGGTGGCATTGGAGGGGCTGAGGACTTAACGAGGCACAAAGCAGAAAAGCTCTCGTCAGTAGGACTTGCATTTTGATGGGGAGACAGATGATAACCAAAAGTCCCTGTATCACCCTGCAAGTTAGTAATAAGGACAGGGCTGTGGGGCGGGGATGGGCCAGGAGGGGAGTCAGGGAAGGTTCTCTGAAGAGACGTGCGCAGCAGCAGCCTGAGGAAGTGAGCCAGACACATGGATTGGCACAGGAGACTGCCCGAGATGGGACTGCAGGTGGCATGTTCAGGAAACAGCCAGGGCCAGCGAGGCTGCGACACAGTGAGTGTGAGGGAAAGGcaggggacaggctgggggaGGCAGGTGCCCAGCTGTATGAGGGTCACAGGCCACGACAGGGAGCTGGAATACAAGGCAAAGTGGGATGGGAAGCCTCTCCAAGGAGAAATATGATCTCAACAACCTTTTCAGCGAAAGAATAAGGCTGCTGTCCACCCTATCATAGGAGCAGGAGAGCAGCTAGGAGCCGGGACTAGGCAGAGGAGCATGGTGGCCGGAGCTGCGGGCGGTCGTGGGGAGCGGGAGGTGAACAAGCTGGCAGAGCTCCTTCCTGTTGACATGGTGAGTGGGGGGAAGCAGAAGTCAAAGACAGCCCTCTCCTAGATTTCTGTCCTGAGGGGCCTGGTGGCCTGTGGACCTATTCACTGGAGAGAAGTGTGAGCAGAGCAGTCCTGTGTGGGGCTCGGTTCGGGGTACCCGGCCTCCAGTGCAACATGGAAGGAGCTTTGCCAGGTGTACTTACAAAGCCACTCGGGTTTCCTTCACCAGCCACCTAAGCATGTTCTGTTTGGGGTAGTTTcctcctgtcctgggcttttcagAAGGTAAAGTCTTCTGGCTACAAAGTCTCCCCTAGGTAGTTAAGATGGCCTCTCTGGTCCAACGGCAACAATGCTGATCTTCATTTCTCTCCGTTCTCTCCCTGGCCTGGGCTGCTGAGGCTGGCAGTACAGGACAGGAGAGTGGGTAGACATCTCCTCTCTTTCCCATCCTCCTCTTTATTTCTTATCTCTGCATCATGCCACTGTGATTCTAGTCTCTTCAGAGTCCtagtgggagggaggaaagaggtaGTGGGGCAGGAAGTCTCTTATCcctaaagttttttgtttgtttgttttggtatcagagattgaatgcaggggtgcttaaccaccgagtcacatccccagcccttttaaaaaatattttatttagagacaggatatcGCTAAGATGCTTAGAGTCCCCATAGGTTGatcaggctgactttgaacttgtgagcctcccgagttgctgggattacaggcatgtgccacctcacccagctcctCTTACCTCTAATGTTATGATACCTAGTTTAGTCTAAAGCATCCTCTAGGACACTTTCAAGTGATCTTCAGAGAAAACTCCTATTGCTGGAGATTTCTCATCTGAGGGTGTCTTTTCCAGCTGGTTGCTTATGACTCTACCCCTCAGCCTCTGATGCAAGTCCCACTACTCCTTCTGCAGAGATTTGCTCCTTCAGGCAGGATCCAAGCCAATACAACCTGGGTCCATTTACTTAGGGGGGCTCATCACTGATCCACTGCAAACATGCGCCCCAACACCTGAAGTGTTGTCAGGAGTGCTTGCAAAACACCAACAactctttgcaaaaaaaaaaaataaataaaaatggaaaaaataacaaacaaacaaactgaagaggacattatttttatatgtccTCTTCAGTTTAAATtcttgacttcttttttaaaatatatatatttttagttacagttagacacaatacctttatttcacttatctatttttatgtggtgctgaggatcgaacccaggacctcacgtgTGCGAGGCAAGTTTTCTACcactttaaatacatatattttagttgttgatggacctttgttttacttattcatatgtgtgcctcacaaatgccaggcaatgctctaccactgagctacagccccagcctctgacCTTTGAATACCCCTCATGTGGCTGAGTAGTTAAACACCACACCAGTTTCACCTCTACTTTGCAAATCCTGAAGAGTGGTCTCCACACCTCTCTTTAGAACATAGCATCTATTGCCTAAGAGACTCAGAGACTAGAATCAAGTGCGCGTCCATCCGTACCTGTGATCTGCCCATTCCACACCCCCAGGGCCACGCTGTGGGCAGCAGCACGCAcaggctggagctgggaggaCAGCCTTGGGTGGAGATGAGACTTGGAGCCACCTTCACAGAGATGCTGTTTGATTAGGAGCTCACACGGCAGTGAGTGTCAGGAGAAGGATGAGGACTAGTCCCGAGGAACTCCAAGATTTAGAggctggcaggaggaggcagagccagTGGAAAAAACGTGAAAGGAGCAAATGGCTGGCCACCAAggtaggaagaaaaggaaaagcgtGATGTcgcagaggcccagagagagggGGTGTCAAAAAAGAGGGCACCACCACCATGTCACAATGCCTCCAGGCGGCAAGCAAAATGACGACTGAGGATTTCCTCTGCATTCAGCAAGACTGAGAAGCAACTGGTGACTTCATCACTGAAGTTACCGCGGAGCCCTTGGAAGAAAGCTTGATGAGAGGGAATTCAAGAGGGGACGGGGTGAGGGCGGGAAGACAGGATATCAGCGAAACTTTTGTGGAATTTTGCTATCAAGGGAGTGGAGAGATGGGTTGGTGGCTGGAGAGGGTCGGGGACAAGGAAATGTTCTTACCAGATGCCAGATGTCATGACTTGTGCGTCTCCCGATGGAAATGCACCAACGGGAGACCAAATTGATGAAGCTGGGGCGGGGTTGCTGGCGGGAAGAGCAGGAGATGGAGAGGCggcatcccccccaccccacccctcggCCTGTGCAGGCGACAGAATCCAGGTTCCTCTCGGGGGATGGGCTGGCTGtggaataaaagctaagaaagagGAGCTGAtgatatagcccagttggtagagtgcctgtttGGCAtgcccaaggctctgggttcaatccccagcaccacaaaagaaaacgACTCTCCAGAGGTTCACGGTGGCTCCCCTGGGCTAAAGCCGAGGGCACCCCAGTTTCCTTGTAGTGGGAGGAAGGAAAGCTGAGTCTGGATAGAGATGATGTTAGCTGGGCGGATTCCGTGAAGGAAGATGGTTTATTTCTGCTCATTTTCTCAATGACGTGAGGTCATCAGCTGATGGTGAGGTGGGGTTTAGAGATCTAGAGGTTTGACCAAAGAATGGAATCTAGTATTTTCTAAATCACAACCATCTTAGTATAAATTACTACTCCAAGTCTACTGACCTCGGAAAGCAGGACCATTGGGGGTCCTTCCAATCATATCACGCATTGGTGACCTGCTCCATCCACGCTAGGGCTGGCTCTGTCCCTGAGTATTTCCATGTTTCCAAATCTAGATAGAGCAAGGCAAGGCGGAGGCAGGGGACTCAGGAGACCTGCCTGCAAGATGAATCACTCAGCTCTGCCAGGACCAGGCTTCAGGGGCCTCTGCTCAGCTTAGCTGCTTATACTACCGCAAGCCCCTCGCCACTGCAGCACACTCAACTGTTCCCTTTTGACACCTTCCAAAGGTCTCAGCAATCAAGGAGCATACAGTGGGAAGGGGACACAGGACAGCTGCTTCAGGAGTTTACCTGCAAGCAGGAATCCTGCAGGTGAGGACTGAGGAAAGCCCACACATCCTGTTCTATCTCTAAGAAAAACatctgcaataaatattttttttttatcattcgtTTTTCAGCTCAATGCCTACAGCAATTAAGAGACGGCAATACCATGGATGGACAGTTATTGCAAAGGTATTTTccccagaaattaaaaaatgttgctgaaacaattcacaatagctaaattgtggaaccaacctagatgcccttcagtggatgaatggatagggaaactttggcacatacacacaatggaacattactcagcattagaagAGAGTAAAaccatggcatctgcaggtaaatggatggagttgga
Encoded proteins:
- the Fam228b gene encoding protein FAM228B isoform X4, yielding MLYKRWVDHVADPLQKKIIDKVCSHKKIKKRRQEELGSFLNYVNKKGNAFIQHYDPKEYDPFCMSKEDPNFMKVIIPPFRDPLKKAQCDKDDERRTLLQCETGKLYTMKEFKEIEKIQSRFPIISNSRHFMTPNEWLKLPTRYIESEFCKRSRLKVKVNVNASSLDLKPLARAPRLTEYQEEKSVTYKNKGPSFPEKEPLCYQEGKNPSTTEANSEEHFYSLNVKQEAEKDEDQDGREPGQHTGQPLQAPQSEQRGTARCGGLGEERRQGTPALVGGGTGETERRRPVLRRNGELSAPSLQLGRAARGGAVCWGACAVRDFPGSLS